A DNA window from Thermosynechococcaceae cyanobacterium Okahandja contains the following coding sequences:
- the hemG gene encoding protoporphyrinogen oxidase has product MAIDEDNVRVSEPIGVDVAVVGAGLSGLSVAWRLQRLAPQYKVVVLEASDRLGGNITTAAQDGFVWELGPNSFAPTPALLQLIADVGLQDQLLRGDRHLPRYIYWRGQLHPLEPTRPLALATTRLLSPWGKLRAALGAIGFVPPHLSSSDESVSAFFRRHLGAEVAERLVAPFVSGVYAGDPQQLSAAAAFRRIAQLEQLGGSLLAGALRLRKQQPPKPLPPKGLEMRPGELGSFRDGLSALPRAIAEQLAAPIHLHTPLHRLTPEPTGGYTLSTANGEHTWRARTVVLATPAYVSADLLRPWQPTMAEALGSIPYPAVACVVLAYPVGVGATVRPGFGVLIPRRQGLRTLGTIWSSCLFPERTPAGWQVFTSFIGGATDPELARLPSEAIVEQVQQDLAKLLALPPAKARLLGMKLWRRAIPQYTLGYPERWQQICHALHQLPGLFLCSNYAAGVALGDRVEHANATAAAVQAYLGGGHGTV; this is encoded by the coding sequence GTGGCCATTGATGAGGACAATGTACGGGTGAGTGAACCAATTGGCGTGGATGTTGCGGTTGTGGGTGCCGGTCTGAGCGGCCTGAGTGTGGCGTGGCGGTTACAACGGCTAGCCCCCCAGTACAAGGTTGTTGTGCTTGAGGCCAGCGATCGCCTCGGCGGTAACATCACCACGGCGGCGCAGGATGGCTTTGTCTGGGAACTGGGCCCCAATAGTTTTGCGCCGACTCCGGCTCTGTTGCAGTTAATTGCCGACGTAGGGTTACAGGATCAACTCCTGCGGGGCGATCGCCACCTGCCCCGGTACATCTACTGGCGCGGTCAACTTCATCCCTTGGAACCCACCCGACCGCTGGCACTGGCCACAACCAGATTACTGAGTCCGTGGGGCAAACTGCGGGCTGCTCTTGGGGCGATTGGCTTTGTGCCCCCCCACCTCAGCAGTAGTGATGAGTCCGTCAGTGCCTTTTTTCGGCGGCACCTCGGGGCAGAGGTAGCGGAGCGGCTCGTAGCTCCCTTTGTCTCGGGGGTCTATGCCGGAGATCCGCAACAACTCAGTGCTGCTGCCGCCTTTCGGCGCATTGCCCAGCTTGAACAACTCGGGGGCAGCCTCCTTGCCGGTGCCCTGCGTCTGCGCAAACAACAGCCCCCCAAACCACTGCCGCCTAAGGGGCTAGAGATGCGCCCCGGCGAACTCGGATCCTTTCGGGACGGGTTAAGTGCCCTGCCACGGGCGATCGCCGAGCAGTTAGCCGCGCCCATTCACCTGCACACACCGCTGCACCGGCTGACACCAGAACCCACTGGCGGCTATACCCTAAGCACCGCCAACGGCGAGCACACTTGGCGCGCCCGCACGGTCGTATTAGCCACCCCCGCCTACGTCAGCGCCGACCTACTGCGGCCATGGCAACCCACCATGGCGGAAGCCCTCGGGAGTATTCCCTATCCTGCGGTGGCCTGCGTCGTCTTAGCCTACCCTGTGGGGGTGGGGGCAACGGTACGACCGGGTTTTGGGGTGCTCATTCCCCGTCGCCAAGGACTGCGCACCTTGGGCACCATTTGGTCTTCGTGCCTCTTTCCTGAGCGCACCCCCGCCGGGTGGCAAGTGTTTACCAGTTTTATTGGCGGCGCAACGGATCCGGAACTGGCCCGTCTCCCCTCTGAAGCGATTGTCGAGCAGGTGCAGCAAGATTTAGCCAAACTGCTGGCCTTACCCCCCGCCAAAGCCCGCCTACTGGGCATGAAACTGTGGCGGCGTGCCATCCCCCAATACACCCTTGGCTACCCCGAACGCTGGCAGCAGATTTGCCACGCCCTGCACCAACTGCCCGGCCTATTTCTGTGCAGTAACTACGCAGCGGGGGTGGCCTTGGGCGATCGCGTCGAGCACGCCAATGCCACAGCAGCAGCGGTGCAGGCCTATCTAGGAGGGGGGCATGGCACTGTCTAA
- a CDS encoding DUF3352 domain-containing protein, with product MQLRHRVHWFIVLILSLCWFALACPPAQAAAVEDMALVPRQALSALQFRKRSSIPPLQMLWQTTLTPQLAAWGWRWSDLATWIGDEGVLVRLPCPTADCTTPRQLWIWHLKRPEAATAFLNQYWQAHPHQSDTVAGVPMQVGESVATATVGDRLLVASDREAIVASLGSPASKDANLGGLPFYEQAIATFNDQDSLIFYANLQPLAREGQFAPAYDRLLLGVRNHNNEIHLETALHATSDATVTGSPLSLSGLRSLGDRPTLVLVGTQLPATYQALLANLETFRVATTPRGTAIVPQLLQDLRARVGLDLQTTIFPLASDRYTLVLWRQPSGWQWWWQTRQTPDTADILARLDAQARAAGYDVNRLVLDKQPVTAWVKLTLDPNTSEGLTSDVAAVYQQDKDTFTLASSLVVLNPSQQRTPWLNEELLRQQRSSVGLVYADWQTLYPYLAKNLPLLAYLNGLTAGWLERLQSLTWVNYGVSDRLGRSEMILTSR from the coding sequence ATGCAATTGCGCCATCGAGTCCACTGGTTTATTGTCCTGATCCTAAGTCTTTGCTGGTTTGCCCTTGCCTGTCCGCCAGCCCAAGCCGCAGCCGTGGAGGATATGGCGCTGGTGCCCCGTCAGGCGCTGAGTGCGCTACAGTTTCGCAAACGCTCCAGCATCCCCCCCCTCCAGATGCTTTGGCAGACTACCCTAACGCCGCAGTTGGCCGCGTGGGGATGGCGCTGGTCTGATCTGGCAACCTGGATAGGGGACGAGGGAGTACTGGTACGCTTGCCCTGTCCTACGGCAGACTGTACAACGCCGCGACAACTCTGGATTTGGCACCTCAAGCGACCGGAGGCAGCAACAGCCTTCCTGAATCAGTATTGGCAAGCCCATCCCCACCAGAGTGACACCGTGGCGGGTGTGCCCATGCAGGTGGGGGAGAGCGTAGCGACGGCAACAGTGGGCGATCGCCTCTTGGTGGCCAGTGACCGCGAGGCCATTGTGGCCAGTTTAGGTAGTCCTGCCTCTAAGGATGCAAATCTGGGGGGCTTGCCCTTCTATGAGCAGGCCATCGCAACGTTTAACGATCAAGACAGTCTCATTTTCTACGCCAATCTCCAACCCTTGGCCCGAGAAGGCCAGTTTGCGCCCGCCTACGATCGCCTGCTGCTGGGGGTTCGCAACCACAACAACGAGATTCATCTTGAAACGGCGCTCCATGCCACCAGCGATGCCACCGTGACCGGATCGCCACTGTCTCTGAGTGGCTTACGCAGCCTTGGCGATCGCCCCACCTTGGTACTGGTGGGAACACAATTACCGGCGACCTATCAAGCCCTGTTGGCCAATCTTGAAACCTTTAGGGTTGCCACGACCCCTAGGGGAACCGCAATTGTGCCCCAGCTCCTCCAAGACTTGAGGGCACGGGTGGGGCTAGATCTCCAGACAACTATCTTCCCCTTGGCCAGCGATCGCTACACCTTGGTTCTGTGGCGGCAACCATCGGGCTGGCAGTGGTGGTGGCAGACCCGCCAAACACCAGATACCGCCGACATCCTTGCTCGGCTTGATGCCCAAGCCCGTGCTGCTGGCTATGATGTCAATCGGTTAGTGCTGGACAAGCAACCCGTTACTGCATGGGTAAAGCTCACCCTCGATCCCAATACAAGCGAAGGGTTAACCTCGGACGTGGCAGCAGTCTATCAGCAGGACAAAGACACCTTCACCCTTGCCTCCTCCTTGGTCGTCCTCAACCCCAGCCAGCAGCGCACCCCATGGCTCAACGAGGAACTCCTCCGCCAACAGCGCAGTAGTGTGGGCTTAGTGTATGCCGACTGGCAGACCCTCTACCCCTACTTAGCGAAAAATCTGCCGTTACTGGCCTACTTGAATGGCTTAACGGCTGGCTGGCTAGAGCGGCTGCAAAGCCTCACATGGGTGAACTATGGTGTGAGCGATCGCCTTGGACGCAGTGAAATGATTCTCACCAGCCGCTAG
- the thrS gene encoding threonine--tRNA ligase: MPNDVAPAPIHLPKTSESEQLKRIRHTTSHVLAMAVQKLFPKAQVTIGPWIENGFYYDFDNPEPFSEKDLKQIEKEMVKIIKRKLPVIREEVSREEAERRIKALGEPYKLEILQDLQEPITIYHLGDEWWDLCAGPHVEHTGEINPKAIALESVAGAYWRGDETKAQLQRIYGTAWETPEQLAEYKRRKAEALRRDHRKLGKELGLFIFADPVGPGLPLWTPKGTILRSTLEDFLKQEQLQRGYLPVVTPHIARVDLFKTSGHWQKYKEDMFPLMAEDATAAAEEQGFVLKPMNCPFHIQIYKSELRSYRDLPLRLAEFGTVYRYEQSGELGGLTRVRGFTVDDSHLFVTPEQLDDEFLKVVDLILSVFRCLHLNKFKARLSFRDPGSDKYIGSEEAWSKAEGAIQRAVEQLGMEHFLGIGEAAFYGPKLDFIFEDALGREWQLGTVQVDYNLPERFDLEYIAEDNTRRRPVMIHRAPFGSLERLIGILIEEYAGDFPFWLAPEQVRLLPVGDEQRPFAEAVAAQLVAVGVRCRVDGSGDRLGKQIRNAETQKIPVMAIIGAKEVETNTLSIRSRADGDVGTVGVATVVAKLAAVVKDPGQALTW, translated from the coding sequence ATGCCCAACGACGTTGCTCCTGCGCCCATCCATCTGCCGAAAACCAGTGAATCAGAGCAGCTTAAGCGCATTCGCCACACTACCTCCCACGTGCTGGCCATGGCCGTGCAGAAACTGTTTCCCAAGGCTCAGGTCACGATTGGCCCATGGATTGAGAACGGGTTTTATTACGATTTTGACAACCCCGAACCCTTCAGCGAAAAGGATCTCAAGCAGATCGAGAAGGAAATGGTCAAAATCATTAAGCGCAAGCTGCCGGTTATCCGCGAGGAAGTGAGTCGTGAGGAAGCCGAACGGCGCATTAAAGCCCTAGGGGAACCCTACAAGCTCGAAATTCTCCAGGATCTGCAGGAGCCAATTACCATTTACCACTTAGGGGACGAATGGTGGGATCTGTGTGCCGGTCCCCACGTTGAACATACCGGGGAAATTAACCCGAAGGCGATCGCCCTTGAAAGTGTGGCAGGTGCCTACTGGCGCGGCGATGAAACCAAAGCCCAACTTCAGCGCATCTACGGCACCGCCTGGGAAACCCCCGAGCAACTGGCGGAGTACAAGCGCCGCAAAGCGGAAGCCCTCCGCCGCGATCACCGCAAACTGGGGAAGGAGTTGGGGCTGTTTATCTTTGCTGACCCCGTGGGTCCCGGCTTGCCCCTGTGGACCCCCAAGGGCACGATTCTGCGCTCAACCCTGGAAGACTTCCTCAAGCAAGAGCAACTCCAGCGGGGCTATCTACCCGTGGTCACCCCCCACATTGCGCGGGTGGATCTGTTCAAAACCTCGGGGCACTGGCAAAAATACAAAGAAGATATGTTCCCGCTCATGGCGGAGGATGCGACTGCCGCTGCCGAAGAGCAGGGGTTTGTCCTCAAGCCCATGAACTGCCCCTTTCATATCCAGATCTACAAAAGCGAGTTGCGCTCCTACCGCGATTTACCCCTACGCTTGGCGGAGTTTGGTACGGTCTATCGCTATGAGCAGTCGGGAGAACTGGGGGGGCTAACGCGGGTGCGCGGCTTTACGGTGGATGACTCGCATTTGTTTGTCACCCCCGAGCAGTTGGATGATGAATTTTTGAAGGTGGTGGATTTAATTCTGTCGGTATTTCGCTGCCTGCACCTGAACAAATTCAAAGCGCGCCTCAGCTTCCGTGACCCGGGTTCCGATAAATACATTGGCTCGGAGGAGGCTTGGTCAAAAGCCGAAGGAGCGATTCAACGGGCCGTTGAGCAGTTGGGCATGGAGCACTTTCTGGGGATTGGTGAAGCGGCCTTCTACGGCCCCAAGTTAGACTTTATCTTTGAAGATGCCCTCGGTCGCGAGTGGCAGTTGGGAACGGTTCAGGTGGACTATAACCTGCCTGAACGCTTTGATTTAGAGTACATTGCTGAGGACAATACCCGCCGTCGTCCGGTAATGATTCATCGCGCCCCCTTTGGCTCCCTTGAGCGCTTAATTGGCATTTTAATTGAAGAATACGCGGGAGATTTTCCCTTCTGGTTAGCACCGGAACAGGTACGGCTGCTGCCGGTGGGGGATGAGCAGCGTCCGTTTGCTGAGGCCGTGGCGGCTCAGTTGGTCGCGGTGGGGGTTCGCTGTCGGGTGGATGGCAGTGGCGATCGCCTCGGCAAGCAGATTCGCAACGCTGAAACTCAGAAAATTCCGGTGATGGCAATTATTGGTGCCAAGGAAGTGGAAACAAATACCCTCAGCATCCGCAGCCGTGCTGATGGGGATGTGGGTACCGTGGGTGTGGCAACCGTCGTTGCCAAATTAGCGGCAGTCGTCAAAGACCCCGGACAGGCGTTAACGTGGTAG
- a CDS encoding TIGR03960 family B12-binding radical SAM protein, translating to MVIPVAELLTPDILKPARYLGNELGAVHKPWGAATVRWVLSYPEIYEVGASNLGHIILYNILNALPEQLCDRAYLPAADLAQKLRASHTPLFAVESRRALGDFDLVGFSLSYELGATNILEMLNLARLPLTWAERQQADLREIPLIFAGGQTATSNPEPYADFFDFFALGDGEELLPEIGLVVAEGKRAGLSRQGLLLDLAQIPGVYVPQFYDRQPDGAVRPNRPDVPERILRRVATPLPAYAIGLVPYVETVHDRLTVEIRRGCTRGCRFCQPGMLTRPARDVAPEAVIEAIETGMKATGYNEFSLLSLSCSDYLALPAVGVEIKNRLQQDNISLSLPSQRVDRFDGNIAHILGGTRQSGLTFAPEAGTQRLRDIINKGLTNEELLRGVKTAYEQGWDKVKLYFMIGLPGETDADVLGIAETIRWLKRECSIKGRKPLNFNLTISNFTPKPHTPFQWHAVSTAEFERKQAMLKAEFRTIKGLKANFTDVRISAMEDFVGRGDRQLGAVVRRAWELGAREDSWWESLDRAYAAWTQAIAEAGLDWKYRQLEAGEWNIFSGTAEALDAPLPWDHIDTGISKAWLKEDLQRALAAVVVPDCSFDGCSHCGVCGLDFGHNVVVPPPPIPAIQGQPQPPQERVQRLRLTFGKLGSMTLISHLDLLRLWERAVRRAQLPIAFSGGFHPSPRIATASALPLGMASEGEIVDLEFYQPVEPEAVLAQLRQQLPAELPLYHCEVVPLSAPSASQALVAATYELLIRPTTSVSREAWEDVLATLRATREVLYQFTSKSGKTQTVNLRDRLLEIALSPEQPDWPLVHFIYKGMCRNDGTFLRPEHCLYLLEVISGQSLELHRVTRQKLHLEPPTV from the coding sequence ATGGTTATTCCCGTTGCTGAGTTGCTCACACCGGATATTCTCAAACCTGCCCGCTACCTCGGGAACGAATTGGGGGCAGTCCATAAGCCATGGGGGGCGGCCACCGTGCGCTGGGTGCTCAGCTACCCGGAAATCTACGAAGTGGGAGCCTCGAACCTTGGGCACATTATTTTGTACAACATCCTTAATGCCCTGCCGGAGCAACTGTGCGATCGCGCCTACTTACCCGCTGCGGATCTGGCACAGAAACTGCGCGCCAGCCATACCCCCCTCTTTGCGGTGGAGTCTCGACGCGCCCTAGGGGACTTTGACCTCGTCGGCTTTAGCCTCAGCTACGAGTTGGGAGCCACCAACATCCTCGAAATGCTGAATTTGGCGAGGTTACCCCTCACCTGGGCGGAGCGCCAGCAGGCTGATCTGAGGGAGATTCCCCTCATCTTTGCTGGCGGCCAAACTGCCACCTCAAACCCCGAACCCTACGCCGATTTCTTTGACTTTTTTGCCCTCGGGGACGGCGAGGAATTGCTGCCGGAGATTGGTCTGGTGGTGGCGGAAGGCAAACGGGCTGGTCTGAGTCGCCAAGGGTTGCTCTTGGATTTGGCGCAGATACCGGGGGTCTATGTGCCCCAGTTTTATGATCGCCAACCGGATGGTGCTGTCCGACCCAATCGCCCGGATGTGCCGGAACGGATTTTACGCCGGGTGGCCACGCCCCTGCCCGCCTATGCCATTGGCCTAGTGCCCTACGTGGAAACGGTTCACGATCGCCTAACGGTGGAAATTCGCCGGGGCTGTACCCGCGGCTGTCGCTTTTGCCAGCCGGGGATGCTCACCCGACCTGCCCGGGATGTAGCGCCGGAGGCGGTCATTGAGGCCATCGAAACGGGCATGAAGGCAACGGGCTACAATGAGTTTTCCCTTCTCTCCTTAAGCTGCTCTGACTATTTAGCCCTGCCAGCGGTCGGAGTTGAAATTAAGAATCGCCTACAGCAGGACAACATTTCCCTGTCGTTACCCAGTCAGCGGGTGGATCGCTTTGACGGAAACATTGCCCATATTCTCGGCGGCACCCGCCAGAGTGGCCTAACGTTTGCGCCGGAGGCGGGCACCCAACGGCTGCGGGACATTATCAATAAGGGGCTGACCAACGAGGAGTTGCTGCGGGGGGTCAAAACTGCCTACGAACAGGGCTGGGATAAGGTTAAGCTCTACTTTATGATTGGTTTGCCGGGCGAAACCGATGCCGATGTGCTGGGCATTGCCGAAACCATTCGCTGGCTGAAGCGGGAATGCTCGATAAAAGGCCGCAAACCCCTGAATTTTAATCTCACGATCTCTAACTTCACGCCGAAACCCCACACGCCGTTTCAGTGGCATGCCGTCTCCACGGCGGAGTTTGAGCGTAAGCAGGCGATGCTTAAGGCGGAGTTCCGCACGATTAAGGGCCTCAAAGCTAACTTTACCGATGTGCGTATTTCAGCCATGGAGGATTTTGTCGGTCGGGGCGATCGCCAACTGGGAGCGGTGGTACGGCGGGCATGGGAACTGGGTGCCCGCGAAGATTCTTGGTGGGAAAGCCTTGATCGTGCCTATGCGGCTTGGACGCAAGCGATTGCCGAGGCGGGGCTAGACTGGAAGTATCGGCAACTGGAAGCGGGGGAGTGGAATATCTTTTCGGGTACGGCGGAAGCGCTGGATGCCCCCCTGCCATGGGATCACATTGACACTGGCATTAGCAAGGCATGGTTGAAGGAGGATCTACAGCGCGCCCTTGCGGCGGTGGTCGTGCCCGACTGTTCCTTTGACGGTTGCTCTCACTGTGGCGTGTGTGGCCTTGACTTTGGCCATAATGTGGTAGTGCCGCCACCGCCCATTCCGGCCATTCAGGGGCAACCTCAGCCTCCCCAAGAACGGGTTCAACGGCTGCGCCTCACGTTTGGTAAGCTCGGCAGCATGACGCTGATTAGTCACCTTGATCTGCTGCGCCTGTGGGAGCGGGCGGTACGCCGAGCACAGTTACCCATTGCCTTTAGTGGTGGCTTTCACCCGTCTCCCCGCATTGCCACCGCCAGTGCGCTGCCCCTCGGTATGGCCAGTGAGGGGGAAATTGTCGATCTGGAGTTCTATCAGCCGGTGGAGCCTGAGGCGGTTCTGGCTCAGTTACGGCAGCAGTTACCCGCGGAACTCCCCCTCTATCACTGTGAAGTGGTGCCCTTGAGCGCCCCGTCCGCCAGTCAAGCGCTGGTGGCGGCCACCTATGAACTGCTGATTCGCCCCACCACATCGGTGTCTCGCGAGGCGTGGGAAGACGTGTTAGCCACCCTGCGTGCGACCCGTGAGGTGCTCTACCAGTTCACCTCGAAATCTGGCAAAACCCAGACGGTTAACCTGCGCGATCGCCTGCTTGAGATTGCCCTTAGCCCTGAGCAGCCCGATTGGCCTTTGGTGCATTTCATCTACAAAGGGATGTGTCGCAATGATGGCACGTTCTTGCGCCCAGAGCACTGTCTGTACCTATTAGAAGTCATCAGCGGCCAATCCCTAGAACTGCACCGCGTTACTCGCCAAAAATTGCATCTTGAGCCGCCAACGGTCTAG
- a CDS encoding pentapeptide repeat-containing protein, translating to MGEEQQWSRDTALREANAAALRLTKVLAVRSRWRTLWTSLRTTLTPVIIGVVLVAWALDWDALGVAAALLLGVFSFPIVWHSTYHWFREDLTEQQRQFIFAAVGLSLTGLALIGMTGAMDWIRGRFQGTNWDAVGALAEGFGALGQILVALLAAYVAWRQYVISRDLTTQQNRITQQQTIDSYFQGISDLILDEQGLLEDWPPERAIAEGRTAAILGGLDAEGKAKIIRFLSGAKLLAPLKRDRRLGRAIFDGLGGYEEDIEYGVRVINLGSMLAGSDLSGTDLRWTELSDANLTAVQFRNCNLTRANLAGAILQGADLTGADLSRTRLFYGSVEQASPRDRLNPPNFRTGAQTGAVVEDVNFSNVKNLSEEQRYYCCCWSGSRSRETIPGGCEGIPNKLGR from the coding sequence ATGGGCGAAGAACAGCAATGGTCGCGGGATACAGCACTCCGTGAGGCAAATGCGGCAGCGCTGCGCCTCACCAAAGTTCTTGCCGTTCGTAGTCGATGGCGCACCCTCTGGACATCGTTGCGCACCACCTTAACCCCGGTGATCATTGGGGTGGTGCTGGTGGCGTGGGCCTTAGATTGGGATGCCCTTGGGGTGGCCGCGGCCTTACTACTGGGCGTGTTTAGCTTCCCAATTGTTTGGCACTCCACCTATCACTGGTTTAGAGAAGACCTCACGGAGCAGCAGCGGCAGTTTATCTTTGCGGCAGTGGGTCTGAGCCTCACAGGTCTGGCGCTGATTGGCATGACCGGTGCCATGGACTGGATTCGCGGTCGTTTTCAGGGCACTAATTGGGATGCGGTGGGTGCCTTGGCCGAAGGCTTTGGTGCCCTTGGCCAAATTTTGGTGGCGCTTTTGGCCGCCTACGTGGCATGGCGACAGTACGTGATCTCGCGGGATCTGACCACCCAACAAAACCGAATTACCCAACAGCAAACGATTGATAGCTACTTTCAGGGGATTTCTGACCTGATTTTGGATGAGCAGGGGTTACTGGAGGACTGGCCGCCGGAACGGGCGATTGCCGAGGGACGCACGGCAGCGATTTTGGGGGGCTTAGATGCGGAAGGAAAGGCCAAAATCATCCGGTTTCTGTCGGGGGCAAAGTTGCTGGCTCCCTTGAAGCGCGATCGCCGCTTGGGGCGTGCTATTTTTGATGGCTTGGGGGGCTACGAAGAGGATATTGAGTACGGGGTACGGGTCATTAACCTCGGTAGTATGTTGGCGGGCAGTGACCTGAGTGGCACGGACTTGCGTTGGACCGAACTGAGTGATGCCAACCTCACCGCTGTACAATTCCGCAACTGTAACCTCACCCGCGCCAACTTGGCCGGAGCTATTTTGCAGGGGGCGGATCTCACCGGCGCAGATCTGAGTCGCACCCGTTTGTTTTACGGCAGCGTGGAGCAGGCCAGTCCTCGCGATCGCCTGAATCCGCCTAATTTTCGCACTGGTGCCCAAACCGGTGCCGTGGTTGAAGATGTGAACTTTAGCAATGTCAAAAACCTCTCGGAGGAGCAGCGCTACTATTGCTGTTGTTGGAGTGGCAGTCGCTCCCGCGAGACCATCCCCGGCGGCTGCGAGGGCATTCCCAACAAACTGGGGCGCTAA
- a CDS encoding phosphoribulokinase — protein sequence MSSKPDRVVLIGVAGDSGCGKSTFLRRLADLFGEEFLTVICLDDYHSLDRKQRKETGITALDPRANNFDLMYEQIKALKSGESIMKPIYNHETGTIDPPERIDPNHVVVIEGLHPLYDERVRSLIDFSVYLDISDDVKIAWKIKRDMAERGHSYDDVIASINARRPDFMAYIDPQKQYADVVLQILPTQLVKEEKVGNILRVRMLQRDGVPGFDPVYLFDEGSTITWIPCGRKLTCSYPGIRLSYGPDEYYGHSVSVLEVDGRFEKLDEVIYIESHLSNTSTKHYGEMTELLLKHRDYPGSDNGSGLFQVLTGLKMRATYERLTSKSAATVSNR from the coding sequence ATGAGCAGTAAGCCAGACCGTGTGGTTCTCATCGGCGTTGCTGGAGACTCCGGCTGTGGTAAATCAACGTTCTTGCGCCGACTGGCCGATCTGTTTGGCGAAGAATTTTTGACTGTGATTTGCCTAGATGATTATCACAGTCTGGATCGTAAACAGCGCAAAGAAACGGGGATTACGGCTCTTGACCCCCGCGCCAATAACTTTGATCTGATGTACGAGCAGATTAAAGCCCTCAAAAGCGGCGAGTCAATCATGAAGCCTATTTACAACCACGAAACGGGCACCATTGACCCGCCAGAGCGCATTGATCCGAACCATGTGGTCGTCATTGAAGGGCTACACCCCCTCTACGATGAACGGGTGCGCTCCCTGATTGACTTTAGCGTCTATCTTGACATTAGTGACGATGTTAAAATTGCTTGGAAAATCAAGCGGGACATGGCTGAGCGGGGTCACAGCTACGACGATGTGATTGCCTCGATCAATGCCCGTCGCCCGGATTTTATGGCCTATATTGACCCACAAAAGCAGTACGCTGATGTGGTGCTGCAAATTCTGCCCACCCAGTTAGTAAAAGAAGAGAAAGTGGGAAATATTTTACGGGTACGGATGCTGCAACGGGATGGCGTGCCGGGATTTGATCCGGTTTATCTGTTCGATGAAGGTTCAACCATTACCTGGATTCCCTGCGGTCGCAAGCTCACCTGCTCGTACCCCGGCATTCGTCTCAGCTATGGTCCCGATGAGTACTACGGCCACTCGGTGTCGGTGCTGGAGGTGGATGGCCGCTTTGAAAAGCTCGATGAGGTCATTTACATCGAAAGCCATCTGAGCAATACCTCCACGAAGCACTACGGTGAAATGACGGAGCTACTGCTGAAGCACCGCGACTACCCGGGGTCTGACAATGGCTCTGGCCTGTTCCAAGTGCTCACAGGGTTAAAAATGCGTGCCACCTACGAGCGGCTCACTTCCAAATCGGCGGCCACAGTGAGTAATCGTTAG
- a CDS encoding DUF2811 domain-containing protein, with protein MNAQATISILAEIPEELHESLKYYLERHPDWDQDRVFVAALSLFLLQNGECDRRTARVYLDSLFKRF; from the coding sequence ATGAACGCTCAAGCTACCATTAGTATTCTGGCCGAGATTCCGGAGGAGCTCCACGAATCCCTGAAGTATTACCTAGAGCGGCACCCTGACTGGGATCAGGATCGGGTGTTTGTGGCCGCGCTGTCCCTCTTTTTACTGCAAAATGGAGAGTGCGATCGCCGGACTGCGCGCGTGTATCTCGACTCATTGTTTAAGCGGTTCTAG